The sequence AGCAAGGGAGATTCTGGTCGGGGCGGGAGGGGTCAGTCAGCTTCCGGCCGTCGTGGCGGTGACCAACCCGACCGAGTTGGCGAATTGCATCGCGGAGGTTCGTCAGGTGCACGTGGCTGCGTCGTTGGTCGACTACCTCTTGACCCTGGTCGACGCAACCCGACACCATCGCTCGATCGACGTGGGCGTTTCGCCTCGCGTCGCGGCGAGCCTGCTGGCGCTGGCGCGGGCCCATGCGGTGGTGTGCGGACGTGACTTCGTGACCCCCGAGGACTTCCAGACGGTATTCGGCCCGGCGTGCGCCCACCGGGTGCGGCTTGGTGCCACCGACGGCGCGTCGGCTGCGCCTGCTGCGGCGGGCATAGCTGGTGTGCCCGAGATCGTCGCCCCGTCCTTCGGCGCTGCATGGAACGTACTCATGGCGGTCCTGGCCTCGGTGCCGGTGCCCGAGCGGTAGGGATCGGCGGCGAGGGTCCGGCGTGGGGAACACAGCGAGGTCCTGGGTCCGAAACGCTGGCGACCGTTCGGGCACCCCCGGGCGCGTTCGACCGACCGCGTTCGGTGCGACGTTGCTGGTGGCGCTCGTCGCCGCGGTGGTGCTTCGACCGGGCGTGGTCGACCGGGAGGCTGCGGCCATGGTGCTCGTCGCGGTGGGCGCGCTCCTCGTGGTCGGGGTCGCAATGCCCTTGGTCGCGCTCCGGTCGCTCACGGTCGAACTGGAGCCGCTCGTCACCGAGCTCGATGTCGCTCAGGTCATGAGATTGCGCTGCACCGTGTTCGGGTCGGCGGGGGTCGGGCCGCTGCGAGTTCGCGTGGCGTCGGTTGGCGAGCCGGTGCCGCTCGCGTTGACGGCGCAGAGCGAGCTGCAGTTCCCGGCGCCGAAGCGCGGGCGCTTTGAGACGCTCGAGGTTGAGGTCGTCACCGAAGGCCCGATCGGGGTGGTGCGATTGGCGCGACGCTTCGAGGTGACCCTGCCACGACCCTTGATCGTCGGCCCGGAGGTGGTGGCGGCGCAATTGCCGTGGCAGGACCTCGTCGTCGGCACCGAATCCTCGTCGTCGCGACAGGATGAGGATGGTGCGGTGCGGGCCGTGCGGCCCTATCAGTTCGGCGACACGATCAGCAGGGTGCACTGGCGTGCGACCGCCCGCCGAGGCGATGTCCTCGTTCGAGAGTACGAGTCCGAGGCCCATCGCCGGGTGACGCTGGCGGTCGACCTCGGAGCTTGCGATGACCCCGAGGCTGTGGCGTCCCTTGCGGCGGGGCTGGCGCTGGACGGGTTGCGACGAGGGGCGCACGTCGTGCTCGCTGTCAACGACGGTCGGCCACACAGCACCGAGGTTCGCTCGGCCGTGGAGGTGAGGAGAGCGCTCGCGGTCGCCCGCGTCGGCGAGGTAAGCCCGACGAGCGGCGGGCTCGTTATCGATGTCGCCCGTGCCATCGCGTCGCCGCCGCCCGATGGGGCGCAGCGATGAGTGGCGAACAGGTCGCGCTCGATCGACGGGCGGCGTCGCCCCGACGCACCCTCGCGATCGGTGCCCTGAGCGCTCTGTCGGTCGGGCTCGCTGTCAGCTTGTTGCCGGCGCGCGTCGGGGGAGTGGCAATGGCGTTCGGCAGCGGAGCGACCGTTGCGCTGTTGGGGGTGTTCGGCCTGCGGTCGGTGCCGCTTCGTCGGGTCGTTCGTGGGCTGTGTCTGTTGGGCGTCGTCATCGTGGTCGGCTGGGCAGACCTCGCCTCATCCCAGGTCGACACCACCATGGTCGGGCTGGCGTGGATGGCCGCCACGGCCGCAGCGCTGGTGGCCGCGCAAACGACCTGGGGGGCTGCACCCGGCCGGCCACCGCAATGGTCGGCGCCCGCCGTTGCCACAGCGACGGTCGGCCTCGTGGTCGCCATGGCCACCTCGGCCATCGTGTTCTCGCCGACCGTGACGGGCGCGTTCGGCGATGGTGTGCGTTCGGGGGCCAGCGCGAATCCGTGGGACCGGCAATCGTCGAATCCGATGGCTGCGACGAGTCAACTCGACATGACCCGGCGACCACGTCTCAGCGACGACCTGATCATGACGGTGCGAAGCGATGCCCCGGGGTTCTGGCGAGCGCAGGTGTTCGATGTCTGGGACGGCCGAACCTGGACGATATCGGATGCTCAGCTGGCCCCGATCGGCGCCGACGGTTCCGTCAACTCGACCGACCGCGATGACCTGGCCACCGCCACGCTCCACCAGCCGACCGAGGTCGTCGAGCAGTTCCGGATCGAGGCGCGGTTCTCCAGTTCCATGCCGCTCAGCCCGGTTCCGCTTCGGGTCAACGCCGATGAGAACATCAACATGGTGTCGCTGCCGGACGGATCGATCGTCGTTCCCGCGGGGTTGGGCAAAGGGGCCACCTACGAGGTGACGAGCGCCCGACAGCTCGACCTGACTGCGGAGGTGCTTCGCTCGACGAACGAGGTGGAGGCGAATGCACGGATCGCCGATCGGTACGCGCAGCAGCCCGTCGCGACCGAGCGTGTGCGCCGGCTCGCGGTCGAACTGGCGGCGGGTGCAGACACCACCTTCGACAAGGTCCAAGCGATCGAGGCGTGGCTCGACCGCAACGTCACCTATTCGATCGACGCCCCGCTCGCCCCGACCGACACCGATGTCGTCGACGACTTCTTGTTCGAGTCCCGCGTCGGCTGGTGCGAACAGATCGCTTCGTCGATGACGGTGCTCTTGCGCGAACAGGGGGTCCCTGCCCGCCTCGCGACCGGATTCGTGCCCGATAGTCGCGATGCGGTCAGCGGGCGGTACCGGGTTTTGGAGAACGGTGCGCACGCTTGGACCGAGGTGTGGTTCGAGGGTGTGGGGTGGGTGCCGTTCGACCCGACCGCCGGCATCGAAGTGTCGGGTCGGGCCAGTCTCGGTGAGTCGTCAACCGGAGCGGTTCGCACGGCTGCGATGATCGTCGGTCTCGTCGTGGTGTTGTGGGTGGTGCTGTGGCCACCGGTGATGGGACTCGTTCGTCGCCGCGGCCGCGGTGTGCGGCTGTTCGAGGCGGCGTTGTCCGCTCTCGATCGACGTCGCCGAACGCGCCGGTTGGCGCGCAGCGGCGAGGTCGCAGACCGTGTGGTCATCCGCCTCGAGGAGGTGGCACGACGTCACGGCCTCGAGCGCAGCCGCGATGAGAGCGGTGCGAGGTTCGCCCGACGTGTGGGCGCGACCCTCGACGTCGAAGGTCTCGACGAGGTCGCCGCCGCGCTCGACCTGCGGCTGTATGGCCCCGACGGCGAACGTGACAAGGCGGTCCCTCAGCTCGAATCCGCGCTCACCCACCTGTTCTCCGATAACCAGTGGTCGTGATCACGACCACTGGTTATCGGAGAACAGGCACGGCGCGGGCGTAGGCGAGGGTCGTGATCTGCCCGGTCGACACGTCGGTGAGGGTGACCTCGATGCCGTCCCACGGGCCGGCACCCACCAACCGCGCGTGGCTCTCAACCGGCCCGGCCCCGGTGCGAAACAGGTAGCGCAGGTCGAGGTCGACGACGAAGGCGGGCTGTTTGGTCGTCGCGGTCACGAGTTCCTCCGCCGCGGCCTCCACGAGGAGGGCGACCATGGCTCCCTGCAGCGTTCCCGCCGGGTTGAGGACCTCGGGGATCATCGCCATCTGGAGGTGCCCAGCGGTGGGGTCGACCACGACGATCCCGGTAGCGTCGCGAAGCGGCCGGTCGAGCACCCCGAGTTCGGCGAACCGTGCGGGAACGTCTTTCGGGGCCACCGAGATCTTCGGCGGGTCATCGGGCCGGCGCGGGACCCGGGCGAATCCGATGCCGCCGGCACCGACGAGTGTCTCGCCGACGGTGAGCTCGACGCGCGACGACATCGATCGGTTCCCGTCGCGCAACAGGTGATGGGTCCCGGTGGTGATCTCGGTGGCGGTGATCGGGTCGGGCCGCATGCGCAGGGTGAGGTCGGTGGTGAAGGACCATCGTTCGGGGTCGGTGTCGATCGCGATGCCGGCGACCGCGTCGACGACGTAGGCCAACACGCTGGCGCGCACGATGCCGTGATGGAGGATCGCCGGGTTCGGATGAAGGTCCAACACGAGATCGCTGTCGACCATGCGGCCCCGAACACCGAG comes from Microthrixaceae bacterium and encodes:
- a CDS encoding DUF58 domain-containing protein, whose translation is MGNTARSWVRNAGDRSGTPGRVRPTAFGATLLVALVAAVVLRPGVVDREAAAMVLVAVGALLVVGVAMPLVALRSLTVELEPLVTELDVAQVMRLRCTVFGSAGVGPLRVRVASVGEPVPLALTAQSELQFPAPKRGRFETLEVEVVTEGPIGVVRLARRFEVTLPRPLIVGPEVVAAQLPWQDLVVGTESSSSRQDEDGAVRAVRPYQFGDTISRVHWRATARRGDVLVREYESEAHRRVTLAVDLGACDDPEAVASLAAGLALDGLRRGAHVVLAVNDGRPHSTEVRSAVEVRRALAVARVGEVSPTSGGLVIDVARAIASPPPDGAQR
- a CDS encoding DUF3488 and transglutaminase-like domain-containing protein is translated as MSGEQVALDRRAASPRRTLAIGALSALSVGLAVSLLPARVGGVAMAFGSGATVALLGVFGLRSVPLRRVVRGLCLLGVVIVVGWADLASSQVDTTMVGLAWMAATAAALVAAQTTWGAAPGRPPQWSAPAVATATVGLVVAMATSAIVFSPTVTGAFGDGVRSGASANPWDRQSSNPMAATSQLDMTRRPRLSDDLIMTVRSDAPGFWRAQVFDVWDGRTWTISDAQLAPIGADGSVNSTDRDDLATATLHQPTEVVEQFRIEARFSSSMPLSPVPLRVNADENINMVSLPDGSIVVPAGLGKGATYEVTSARQLDLTAEVLRSTNEVEANARIADRYAQQPVATERVRRLAVELAAGADTTFDKVQAIEAWLDRNVTYSIDAPLAPTDTDVVDDFLFESRVGWCEQIASSMTVLLREQGVPARLATGFVPDSRDAVSGRYRVLENGAHAWTEVWFEGVGWVPFDPTAGIEVSGRASLGESSTGAVRTAAMIVGLVVVLWVVLWPPVMGLVRRRGRGVRLFEAALSALDRRRRTRRLARSGEVADRVVIRLEEVARRHGLERSRDESGARFARRVGATLDVEGLDEVAAALDLRLYGPDGERDKAVPQLESALTHLFSDNQWS